The DNA sequence GCGCTTTGATGCCCCGGGATTCATTGATGAACACTTGATGCCTGGTACGGAGCCGTTCTTTGATGGCTGTGAtgtctctttccaagccaagtcGGTGTATCGTGCCCTCCTCCGGTCACCCGTTGTTGTTCGGAGGGCTGAGCCTGTGATGGCACAGGTCGGTTTGCTGGATAAGAAGCTGCGTCATTCTCATGCCGAGGTGGCtaagttgaaggaggagcttgaggctgCCGAGGCTGCGAAGGAGAAGGCTTTGAAGTCTTCAGAGGAGGCTGGGGCGGAGATTCTCCGACTTTCTGAGGTTGAGACTTCGCTTCTTTCCCAATTGGCAGAAGAGCGGCAGCGGGCTTCAGATGCAGATTCTCAGGCTGTCGTGCTTCTCGCCGAGTCGGAAGCTCTGAAGGCCGAGGTCGCTGCCTTGAAGAGGGAGAAGACGGAGTTGCTGGCTGATGCAAAGGATGCAATTGCGGCTACCGAGGAAACGATGAGGGCTCAAGCTTTAGTGCTGGCTTCTGGTGCGGATGTGTCCGTGATGGGGGCCTTCAAGACTGTTCGTGATGGCCAGATCGTTGACCTCGAGTAGCTTTTATCTTTATCTCTTTGGATTTTTTCTTTAAACTATGTTTTGGATATTTTCGGATGGCCAAGGGCCGTGTATTGGAACACTTTACTTTCGTTTTAATAGTGTTTATTGGCCGTTCGGGCCTTTTTGTATGTTCCGTTGTTACATTATTTTTGGGCCGTCCGGGCCTATCGTACATTCTGTTTTAGGCTATTCCGTGTGTATTTTGTTTGTTTCCTCGGACCGTCGTTTGGTCGGGTTCTTTTGTGGATATCCGCGTTTTTGGGCCTGGGGGGTGATCAGTCCCCTAGTTGTGGCCATGTTTTTGTTCCGTATTTGGGACACTTAGGAAAATAGAAATAGCTGTTTTAATGGAATTTTTATTGatggttgggcctcgttaaaaccctccgttgatggcgggaaagagtacccgagtttgaaacttaaaaaaaaaaaccttagaaatcGTAAACTGGTAGGAGAAGTactaaaaacaaaaacagaaatgaGGACAAAGGTGCGACCTTTTTAGGTTGGTCTAGGCGTAGTATCGTCGCAAGTTGGCGGCGTTCCATGTCCTCGGGACTTCGTCGCCGTTGAGCCGTTCGAGTTTGTACGCTCCTTTTCCGATTACAGCCTTAattctgtatggtccttcccagttggggGTGAGCTTCCCTTCTCCTAGGGTCGGGGGACCGATATCGTttcgtcgtaggacgaggtcgtcGGCCGCGAATTCTCGCCGGATGACTCCGTGATTGTATCTTAGGCTGATTCTCTATTTTAGGGCTAGCTCCCTGAGATGGGTTATGCTTCTTGTTTCGTCAATGAGGTCTCGTTCCGCTTTCTCGTCGTTTCCTCCGACCGTTTTTCTGGGGCTTGGGTCTCCGATCTCTACCGGGATGACCGCCTCAACACCGTATGTTAGTCAGAAAGGTGTTTCTCTCGTGGTCGTCTGAGGTGTGGTTCGGTATGACCATAGGACCGATCCGAGTTCGTCGGCCCATagtcctttggcttcgtcgagccgCTTTTTAAGTCCTTTGACGATTATTTTGTTCGTGGATTCTACCTGTCCGTTTGTCTGAAGGTGTTCTACCGAGCTGAAACGGTGAGATACACGTAGCCCCTCTAAAAATTCTCTGAATTTTTTGTCGGTAAATTgggttccgttgtccgagatAACGATCTCGGGGATCCCGAATCGGGTGATGATCTATCGCCAGAGGAATTTTTGGCATTGGGTTGCTGTTATGGAGGACAGGGGTTCGGCTTCGATCCATTTAGTGTAGTagtctatggcgacgatgagGTATCTAAGCTGGCCGGGTGCCGTTCTGCTAATATGATGCTGAGCTGGTGCGGTGCGGCTTGGTGGATattggcgtgcctttggcatttgTCGCAGTTTTTAACTATTTGTATGGAATCCCGGATAACCGTGGGCCAGAAGTAGCCTGCTCTGATGACTTTTTGGGCTAATGTTTTGCCTCCGACGTGGTGGCCGCAGCAGCCTTCGTGGATTTCACAGAGTATGTACTCCGTGTTCTCGGGTTCGATGCATTTGAGCAGGGGTTGCGAGAATCCGCGTTTGTATAGCTGTCTTGCGACAATGGTATAGTTGGCGGCTTCCCTTTTTATTCGTTTTTCCTCTTTGGGGTCTGGTGGCAGTGTTCCATCGAGGAGGTATTGCAGGATAGGGTAGGTCCAAGATCCCTGGTTTGAGATTGTCAAGTGAGCGTTGGTCGTTGTTGACACGGAGGGTGTCTTAATGACTTCCTGGATTAGCGATTTGTTACCATGTCCGGGTTTGGTACTGGCTAGCTTGGAGAGTAGGTCTGTCCTGGCATTTCGTTCCCTAGGAACGTGCTGTATGGTGACGTGTTCGAATCCTTCCTTTAGTTTGTTCACCTTGGCGAGGTATTGTTGGAGTAGGGGATCTCGTGTCTGGTAGTCTCCGTTAATTTGGGAACTGACTACCTGTGAATCGGTATTTACTTCCAGGACCTTTGCTCCGACTTCCCGGGCTAAGGATAGGCCTGCCAagagggcctcgtattctgcttggttgtttgacaCTGGAAATTCGTATCATACCGACTGTTCGATTGTGATCCCGTCTTGGTTTTCGAGTATGACTCCGGCGCCTCCGTAGGTGGAGTTTGACGAGTCGTCGACGTGTAGTTTCCATGATTCGGGGGTGAGCTTTCCCGGAGTCATctcggcgatgaagtcggccatggCTTGTGCTTTGATCGCATTTCGGGGTTCGAATTTGATCTGGAATTGAGATAGTTCGATGGACCACGCTAGCATTCTTCCCGCTAGGTCGGGTTTTTGCAAAACCTGCTTGACCGCCTGGTCGGTTCGAACCGTCATGGGATGAGCTTGGAAGTATTGTCGTAGGCGCCGGGAGGCTGTAAGGAGTGCGAAAGCTAGCTTTTCTAAGCGTGAGTAGCGAGCTTCCGCATCCTGTAGGACTTTGCTTATGAAATATACGGGTTTTTGCACCTTTTTCTCGTTTTCACGGACGAGCGCTGCTGCGAGTGCCtcttccgttatggagaggtacAGGTAAAGTGTTTCCCCTGTTTGGGGTTTGGCGAGGATTGATGGTTCCGCTAGGACCCTCTTGAAGTGTTGGAATGCTTCTTCACATTCCGTCTCCCATTTAAAAGGGGCTCCTTTTTTCATTAGATTGAAGAAAGGGGTCGCTTTTTGAGCCGATGCTCCGAGGAAGCGCGATAATGCCGTCAGTCGGCCGGTAAGCTTTTGGATGTCTTTGAGGTTTTTGGGGCTTGTCATCTCGAGGACAGCGCGACATTTCtccgggtttgcttcaactccgcgttgcgtaatcatgaagccgaggaacttccctgcctccattccgaaggcacattttgccgggttgagtcgcatttggTGCTTTCGTAGGGTGTTCATTATGACCTTGAGGTCGTCGGTTAGTTGTTCGCCAGATTCGGTCTtggcgagcatgtcgtctatgtagacttctaaTTTGTTTCCGGACAGGTCTCGAAATATCTTGTTAACAAGTCTTTGATAGGTGGCTCCGGGATTTTTCAAGCCGAAGGCATTACAGTGTAGCAGTACGTCCCATCTGGGGTGATGAACGCTGTTTTCTCTTTGTCTGGTCGGTGCATCCGAATCTGATTGTAGCcggaatatgcgtccatgaagctgaggtatcggTGACCGGATGCAGCGTCTACCaatccgtcgatgtttggtaggggaAAGGCGTCCTTCGGACAAGCTTTGTTGAtgtccgtgtagtcgacgcacattcgccatttcccgttAGATTTTTTCACtagtacgacgttggctagccaggtcGTGTAGGGGAGTTCCCGGATGAAGTTGGCCTCGAGTAGGGCTTTAACTTGTTTTTTGACTTCAGTGGCTCGGTCTGCTgacatttttcttctcctttgtgcCACTGGTTTATCTTTGGGGTCCACGGCTAGATGGTGGGACATTAGGTCGGGGTTTATTTCCGGCATATCGGCTGGTGTAAATGCGAACAAGTCTCTGTTCTGTTTCAGGAGTTGGGAGAGTTCTTCTTTAAGATCATATGGGAGGTTTCTATTAATGAAGGTGTATTCTTCCTTGGTTGGCCCTATTTGTAGTTTTTCCATGTCTCCTTTTGGTTCTGGCCTGGGTTGGCCGTCTTGTCGCGCATCTAGGTCGGCTAGGAATACTCCGGCTGCGTCTCGAGATTTTTTTCTTAGggctaggctggtgttgtcgcattcggCTGCGACCTCTCGGTCCCCGTGGATGGTACCGACTGAGCCATCGTCGGTTCTGAACTTCATGAGtaggtatttggtaaagatgactGCAGAGAAAtcgttgattgtttttcttccgagAATCACGTTATAGGCTGTGGAGTCTTTCAGGACTACGAATTCGGATAGGATTGTCTTTTTCTGGTTGCTTGTTCCTATGGTGATGGGGAGGGTAATTGAGCCATCTGGTTTGAGAAAGTTGTCCCCAAGCCCCGTGACGCCGTGGCGATGTGTTTGGAGGTTGTCGTTGTGGAGTCCAAGTTTATCGAAGGCTCCTCGGAAGAGGATGTTCGAATCTGCCCCGGTGTCTACCAATATCCTTCGTACTAGGCCTGTTCCAATTCTAGCTGAGATGACGAAGGGGGCATCTTCGGCTGAGGTGCCGTGTTGGCAGTCCTCTGGTAAGAACGTTATCGTATTGTCGGCTGCGGAGATTGGGGCTTGGTTTCTTACAGCCATTACCTTGAGGTCTTTTTTTATTGTTAGCTTTGACTTGCTCGGTACGTCCTTGCCTGTGATGACGTTTACTATGATGGTCAGATCTCCCTCTGGGCTTTCCCTGGGGGGTTGCTTTTGGGTTCTCGGGTTACGCCCTTCTCTCTCCGACGACCTATCTCTCTCCTGGCGTCtcggttctctgatgattttggcaaaTTCTGGGAGTTTTCCGTCTCGTATGGCTTGTTCCAGggcgtctttaaggtcgaaacaatcttgtGTTTTGTGACTGTAACctcggtggtattcgcagtaGAGGGTTTTGTTGCCTCTTGTCTTTTCTTTGAGTTGTCGGGCTTTCGGAATGATGCCtcgatctgctatttggtggtatatctcggtaaTTGGT is a window from the Arachis hypogaea cultivar Tifrunner chromosome 17, arahy.Tifrunner.gnm2.J5K5, whole genome shotgun sequence genome containing:
- the LOC112762990 gene encoding uncharacterized protein → MTSPKNLKDIQKLTGRLTALSRFLGASAQKATPFFNLMKKGAPFKWETECEEAFQHFKRVLAEPSILAKPQTGETLYLYLSITEEALAAALVRENEKKVQKPVYFISKVLQDAEARYSRLEKLAFALLTASRRLRQYFQAHPMTVRTDQAVKQVLQKPDLAGRMLAWSIELSQFQIKFEPRNAIKAQAMADFIAEMTPGKLTPESWKLHVDDSSNSTYGGAGVILENQDGITIEQSVVSSQINGDYQTRDPLLQQYLAKVNKLKEGFEHVTIQHVPRERNARTDLLSKLASTKPGHGNKSLIQEVIKTPSVSTTTNAHLTISNQGSWTYPILQYLLDGTLPPDPKEEKRIKREAANYTIVARQLYKRGFSQPLLKCIEPENTEYILCEIHEGCCGHHVGGKTLAQKVIRAGYFWPTVIRDSIQIVKNCDKCQRHANIHQAAPHQLSIILAERHPASLDTSSSP